The following proteins are co-located in the Triticum aestivum cultivar Chinese Spring chromosome 1A, IWGSC CS RefSeq v2.1, whole genome shotgun sequence genome:
- the LOC123045537 gene encoding uncharacterized protein, protein MLSPMHAVMAWWPKKAVFWGAARWPPSPPAATPTRQVILGLVLSETKLAVICREGSPDIMTNESKLFFLDENDSYHLMRFSNTSISSNFICRSAGGAFENLISYSSFIVSEVSTGLPRSVLNCFIDDNLEKAPLTLTKDVFLCWKDEDTLEIDMGW, encoded by the exons ATGCTATCACCCATGCACGCAGTGATGGCATGGTGGCCGAAGAAGGCCGTCTTCTGGGGAGCCGCGCGCTGGCCGCCATCTCCACCCGCGGCCACACCAACAAGACAGGTGATTTTAGGGTTGGTTCTGTCTGAAACCAAGCTAGCAG TAATATGCAGAGAAGGTTCGCCTGACATAATGACCAACGAGAGCAAGTTGTTTTTTCTTGATGAAAATGATAGCTACCACTTGATGAGATTTAGCAATACAAGCATTTCCTCTAATTTTATTTGTAG GTCTGCAGGAGGTGCCTTTGAGAACTTGATCAGCTACTCGAGCTTCATTGTCAGCGAAGTCTCCACTGGGTTGCCCAGATCTGTCCTGAATTGCTTCATTGATGACAATTTGGAGAAGGCTCCGCTGACACTTACAAAGGATGTTTTCCTTTGTTGGAAAGACGAGGATACGCTGGAGATAGACATGGGGTGGTAA